From Veillonella dispar, one genomic window encodes:
- the rpsF gene encoding 30S ribosomal protein S6 gives MNKYEVMFIVKPAEEEATNAVIEKVEALIARVGGTVEKVDRWGKRRLAYAVKKFTDGFYVLINFEAAPAEIKEIDRVLKINDEVLRHLIVKHEA, from the coding sequence ATGAACAAATACGAAGTCATGTTTATTGTGAAACCAGCTGAAGAGGAAGCAACTAACGCTGTTATTGAAAAAGTAGAAGCTTTAATTGCTCGTGTAGGCGGCACAGTAGAAAAGGTAGATCGTTGGGGCAAGCGTCGTCTTGCTTACGCTGTGAAGAAATTCACTGACGGTTTCTATGTATTGATCAACTTTGAAGCAGCACCTGCTGAAATCAAAGAAATCGATCGTGTATTGAAAATCAACGATGAAGTCCTAAGACATCTAATTGTTAAACACGAAGCATAA
- a CDS encoding MBL fold metallo-hydrolase has protein sequence MNIVVHRGTHQIGGSAIEISTASTRIMLDFGNELSLDEKYTPINLDIDGVTKGKPDCDGIVISHYHMDHLGQLTSALSEIPLYMGELSKEIALIGAEYQDRGLYLRLLGANTFRGGDVFSIGDIRIRPLVIDHSATDSYMFVIEAEGKRVLYTGDFRRHGLRHHVLDKLVNTYIGEVDVLITEGTSLSRDAGDYISEATVLDDISSYIQDGKYVFVMCSSTNIDRIMGIWQNMPIDKVLICDAYQKRILDTVINNVYYESSLYRRYDSPLVIDKGRYPKYYMEHGFVSLVRGTENFISKIKEFPKDDVRIIYSMWTGYIEENLALKELLDTYPSYICHASGHVSKDDLAQFIEMVDPDIVIPVHTDTPEKLRRILPNRNVYVVNDKEPFII, from the coding sequence ATGAATATTGTTGTTCATCGTGGCACTCATCAGATTGGTGGTAGTGCTATAGAAATTAGTACAGCATCTACTCGCATTATGTTAGATTTTGGTAATGAATTAAGTTTAGATGAAAAGTACACACCTATAAATCTGGATATAGACGGCGTTACAAAAGGAAAGCCGGATTGTGACGGTATTGTGATTTCTCATTATCATATGGATCACTTAGGGCAACTAACCTCTGCACTATCAGAAATTCCATTATATATGGGTGAATTAAGTAAGGAAATCGCGCTAATAGGTGCTGAGTATCAAGATAGAGGTTTATACTTGCGCTTATTAGGTGCTAATACATTTCGGGGCGGAGATGTATTTTCTATTGGTGATATACGTATCAGACCTTTAGTTATCGATCATAGTGCTACGGATAGTTATATGTTTGTCATTGAAGCAGAAGGTAAACGTGTCTTATATACAGGTGATTTCCGGAGGCATGGGTTGCGCCATCACGTATTAGACAAATTAGTTAATACCTATATAGGTGAGGTTGATGTATTAATTACAGAGGGCACCTCATTGTCTAGAGACGCAGGTGATTATATATCTGAAGCCACAGTGTTAGACGATATTTCTTCATATATTCAAGATGGGAAATATGTTTTTGTTATGTGTTCCTCTACGAATATTGACCGTATTATGGGGATTTGGCAGAATATGCCAATTGATAAAGTACTCATTTGTGATGCTTATCAGAAAAGAATATTAGATACTGTGATTAATAATGTATATTATGAAAGTTCTTTGTATCGTAGATATGATAGTCCATTAGTTATTGATAAAGGAAGGTATCCTAAATACTATATGGAACATGGGTTTGTATCCTTAGTAAGAGGGACAGAAAACTTTATTTCTAAAATTAAAGAGTTCCCTAAAGATGATGTACGTATTATATATTCCATGTGGACAGGATATATTGAGGAGAATTTAGCATTGAAAGAATTGTTAGATACATATCCATCTTATATATGTCATGCCAGTGGTCATGTCTCAAAGGACGATTTAGCTCAGTTCATAGAAATGGTTGATCCTGATATTGTTATTCCGGTTCATACTGATACCCCTGAAAAACTAAGGAGAATACTGCCTAATAGAAATGTTTATGTCGTTAATGATAAAGAGCCATTTATCATATAA
- the trmB gene encoding tRNA (guanosine(46)-N7)-methyltransferase TrmB, translating to MRLRRKPWIDEAIHEYDSHIILSGQEQYKGKWRELFAHPERPLYMELGTGKGRFIAGMSEAYPDANFVGFEVQIGVIYYAAQKIYEAERDNAKVSLFDIAGIEEVVAPGEVDRFYINFCDPWPKAKHAKRRLTYHTFLDRYARLLKDGGEVHFKTDNEGLFMFSLEEFKECGWELKNVTYDLHSTDLPNVKTEYEEKFSAKGQPIFRLEAIKPKVQKEA from the coding sequence ATGCGCCTTCGTAGAAAACCGTGGATTGATGAAGCTATCCACGAATATGACTCTCATATCATTTTGTCTGGTCAAGAACAGTATAAGGGCAAATGGCGTGAGTTATTTGCCCATCCTGAACGTCCATTATATATGGAACTTGGAACAGGTAAGGGACGTTTTATTGCAGGCATGTCTGAAGCGTATCCAGATGCTAACTTTGTAGGTTTTGAAGTGCAAATTGGCGTAATTTATTATGCGGCTCAAAAGATTTATGAAGCAGAGCGTGATAATGCTAAGGTATCTCTCTTTGATATCGCTGGCATTGAAGAGGTTGTAGCGCCTGGTGAAGTAGATCGTTTCTATATCAACTTCTGTGATCCATGGCCTAAGGCAAAACATGCTAAGCGTCGCCTCACATACCATACATTCCTCGATCGATATGCCCGTCTTTTAAAAGATGGTGGCGAGGTTCACTTTAAAACTGATAACGAAGGTTTATTTATGTTCTCTCTTGAAGAATTCAAAGAATGTGGCTGGGAACTTAAGAATGTAACCTATGACTTACATAGCACAGATCTTCCTAATGTAAAAACTGAGTATGAAGAGAAGTTCAGTGCTAAAGGGCAACCTATTTTCCGCTTAGAAGCAATTAAGCCAAAAGTACAAAAGGAGGCTTAA
- the rpsR gene encoding 30S ribosomal protein S18: MRRDRGRKPRRKVCVFCADHIDQIDYKDVAKLRRFTTERGKILPRRISGTCAKHQRKLTTSIKRARAIALLPFTAE, encoded by the coding sequence ATGAGAAGAGATAGAGGCAGAAAGCCAAGAAGAAAAGTATGCGTTTTCTGTGCAGACCATATCGATCAAATCGACTATAAAGACGTTGCTAAACTTCGTCGTTTTACGACTGAACGCGGCAAAATCTTACCTCGTCGTATTTCCGGTACTTGCGCAAAACATCAACGCAAATTGACTACATCTATCAAACGTGCACGTGCAATTGCTTTATTGCCATTCACTGCTGAATAA
- a CDS encoding FtsW/RodA/SpoVE family cell cycle protein, which translates to METPNKGDSRWGSLFKNDLQGMLLPIVLITIIGSVNIFSATYISSIYENTGLLGYFSKHIGFLFLSMAIGVILYRYDYRQLQKPHMLQRIMIATLIGMVLVLVAGSVINGARRWIVIGPVSIQPSEFAKLAAIIWTSAKLSTMRKWGKSRYNNPLTNLQGYVSERVGYMLPMLVWPIIFAVLTILQPDMGTTVLIFGFSFILIYLAGFDGRFFGGAFAVAGVIGFIAARMSPYRWERIQSWFDPWPHAQDMGYQTVQGLLAVGSGGILGEGFMQGTSKYFYLPEAHTDFAFAVWAQEMGFVGAVFVVLLVAAFTYFGFRIANKSRDEFGKWLAMGITLLISGQALFNIAMVCGIMPVTGVPLPFISYGGSSLLMNFMAIGLLASVGRRNVEGVKQVGTAEALPSLREETQSRFKPAAPKSPQKTEMPGPFRPRETKKPTRRRPRSER; encoded by the coding sequence ATGGAAACACCGAATAAGGGGGATAGTCGGTGGGGCTCACTCTTTAAAAATGATTTACAAGGTATGCTCTTACCTATAGTACTCATCACGATTATAGGTAGTGTGAATATCTTCAGTGCCACCTATATTAGCTCTATTTACGAAAATACAGGGCTTTTAGGGTATTTTTCAAAACATATAGGTTTCCTATTTCTTTCAATGGCAATAGGTGTTATCTTATATCGGTATGACTATAGACAACTACAAAAGCCACATATGTTGCAACGCATAATGATTGCAACCCTAATAGGCATGGTGTTAGTTCTTGTGGCGGGCTCTGTCATTAATGGTGCGCGTCGGTGGATTGTTATCGGTCCTGTATCGATACAGCCGTCGGAATTTGCCAAGTTAGCTGCCATAATATGGACATCCGCTAAATTGAGTACCATGAGAAAATGGGGTAAATCAAGATATAATAATCCACTCACAAACTTACAAGGTTATGTGAGTGAGCGCGTAGGTTATATGTTGCCAATGTTAGTTTGGCCTATAATCTTTGCAGTGTTAACGATCTTGCAACCAGATATGGGGACAACTGTGCTAATCTTTGGGTTCTCCTTCATATTAATTTATTTAGCAGGTTTTGATGGTCGATTTTTTGGTGGTGCCTTTGCTGTAGCTGGTGTGATAGGCTTTATTGCAGCTCGTATGTCACCGTATCGTTGGGAACGGATTCAGTCTTGGTTCGACCCTTGGCCTCATGCTCAAGATATGGGCTATCAAACGGTGCAAGGCCTTTTGGCCGTAGGTTCTGGCGGTATTCTTGGGGAAGGCTTTATGCAAGGTACATCTAAGTACTTTTACTTGCCAGAAGCACATACAGACTTTGCATTCGCCGTGTGGGCTCAAGAAATGGGCTTTGTCGGTGCTGTCTTTGTCGTTCTCTTGGTAGCGGCCTTTACATACTTTGGTTTCCGCATTGCTAATAAATCTCGTGATGAATTTGGCAAATGGTTAGCGATGGGGATAACCTTGCTCATCAGTGGACAAGCATTATTTAACATTGCCATGGTTTGCGGTATTATGCCTGTAACAGGTGTACCTTTGCCATTTATTAGTTATGGTGGTTCCTCATTGCTGATGAACTTTATGGCTATAGGCTTGTTAGCTAGCGTTGGTCGTCGCAATGTAGAAGGTGTAAAACAAGTTGGTACTGCTGAGGCTTTGCCATCTTTACGTGAGGAAACGCAAAGCCGATTCAAACCGGCTGCTCCGAAGAGTCCTCAAAAAACGGAAATGCCTGGTCCATTTAGACCCAGAGAGACTAAAAAGCCTACTCGTAGACGACCTAGGTCCGAACGTTGA
- a CDS encoding LL-diaminopimelate aminotransferase yields MANINENYLNLQGSYLFANIAKKVADYQAAHPDADIIRLGIGDVTLPLVPAIIDAMSKAVQEMGKAETFRGYGPEQGYDFLRQAIVDGDYKPLGVDIAIDEVFVSDGAKSDVGNIQELFSEDNIIAITDPVYPVYLDSNVMGGRTGEAVDGIFQKVVYLPTYAENNFSPEFPSERVDIVYLCSPNNPTGTVLSRARLAEWIKWCKDNDAILMFDSAYEAFISTEDTVKSIYEIEGAREVAIEFRSFSKTAGFTGTRCAYAVVPKEVTGKTKSGERQALNPMWNRRQCTKFNGVPYIIQRGAEAVYTKEGREQTRANIAYYKENARIIKEGLESIGLTVYGGVDAPYIWLKTPGNMTSWELFDILLEQVQIVSTPGSGFGPHGEGYLRLTAFGSRENTIRAVERIKTLKF; encoded by the coding sequence ATGGCTAATATTAATGAAAACTATTTAAACCTACAAGGTTCTTATTTATTTGCAAATATTGCTAAAAAGGTTGCAGATTATCAAGCAGCTCATCCAGATGCAGATATCATTCGTCTTGGTATCGGCGATGTTACATTACCACTTGTTCCAGCAATTATCGATGCTATGAGCAAAGCTGTTCAAGAAATGGGTAAAGCTGAAACATTCCGCGGTTACGGTCCTGAACAAGGTTATGACTTCTTACGTCAAGCTATTGTTGATGGCGACTACAAACCATTAGGCGTAGACATTGCAATTGATGAAGTATTCGTTTCCGACGGTGCAAAATCTGATGTTGGTAATATCCAAGAGTTATTCAGCGAAGATAACATCATCGCTATCACGGATCCAGTATACCCAGTATACTTAGACTCCAACGTAATGGGTGGTCGTACTGGCGAAGCAGTAGATGGCATCTTCCAAAAGGTTGTATACCTCCCTACTTACGCGGAAAACAACTTCTCTCCAGAATTCCCTTCTGAACGCGTAGATATCGTATATCTTTGCTCCCCTAACAATCCAACAGGTACTGTTTTGAGCCGTGCTCGTTTAGCAGAATGGATCAAATGGTGTAAAGATAATGATGCGATTTTGATGTTCGACTCCGCTTACGAAGCTTTCATCAGCACAGAAGACACTGTAAAATCCATCTATGAAATCGAAGGTGCTCGTGAAGTAGCTATCGAGTTCCGTTCCTTCTCCAAAACAGCTGGTTTCACTGGTACTCGTTGTGCTTATGCAGTTGTACCTAAAGAAGTAACTGGTAAAACTAAATCCGGCGAACGCCAAGCACTAAACCCTATGTGGAATCGTCGCCAATGCACTAAGTTCAATGGTGTTCCTTACATCATTCAACGCGGTGCTGAAGCAGTATACACAAAAGAAGGTCGCGAACAAACTCGCGCTAACATTGCATACTACAAAGAAAACGCTCGCATCATCAAAGAAGGCCTTGAATCTATTGGTCTTACTGTATACGGCGGCGTTGACGCTCCATACATTTGGTTAAAAACACCTGGTAACATGACTAGCTGGGAATTATTCGACATCTTGCTCGAACAAGTTCAAATCGTATCTACACCAGGCTCTGGCTTTGGTCCTCACGGTGAAGGTTACCTTCGTTTAACAGCTTTCGGTAGCCGTGAAAATACAATTCGCGCCGTTGAAAGAATTAAAACATTAAAATTCTAA
- a CDS encoding 1-deoxy-D-xylulose-5-phosphate synthase, with amino-acid sequence MNLIDIKSPADLKGLSISELTDLTAQARQALMTKVSEHGGHFGPPMGVAEMIMALHYVFNSPVDKIVYDVSHQSYVHKMVTGRALAFLDHDHYDDVTGYTDPTESEHDFFNIGHTSTSISLASGLATARNLKGDSENIIAIIGDGSLSGGEAFEGLDYAATLDSNMIIIVNDNDQSIAENHGGLYRGLRELRESNGESSNNIFKALGLDYRFVADGNDLETLINVFKDVKDINHPIVLHIVTQKGKGYAIAEQNKEAFHWTRPFDLETGKLKKEHHGPTYAGTIADYLMEQIKADPTVVAIAAGTPGGFGFNAKWRDEAGKQYIDVGIAEEHAIAMSSGIAKNGGKPVFNVYSTFLQRTYDQLVQDLCVNNNSAVIINHMASVYGMNDVTHLGFFDIPMLTNIPNLVYLAPTNNEELLAMTEYAVHQHEHPVAIRVPVGEFTSTGVADTTDYSILNNSEVTRRGERIALLGLGNFYHLANQVADALAKDGINATVVNPKFASGLDEVLLEELKANHSVVFTFEDGVVEGGWGQRVASFYGTSDVRVKNYGIAKEFHDRYDATELLRENGVSLDQIVADAKQILSV; translated from the coding sequence ATGAACTTAATTGATATAAAATCTCCAGCCGATTTAAAAGGCTTATCTATTTCTGAATTAACTGATTTAACGGCACAAGCTCGCCAAGCTCTTATGACAAAGGTCTCTGAACACGGCGGTCATTTTGGTCCACCTATGGGCGTAGCAGAAATGATCATGGCTTTGCACTATGTATTTAACTCTCCTGTAGATAAGATTGTATATGACGTATCTCATCAGTCCTATGTACATAAGATGGTTACCGGTCGCGCGTTGGCGTTCTTAGATCATGATCATTATGATGATGTAACAGGTTATACAGATCCTACTGAAAGTGAGCATGATTTCTTTAATATTGGTCATACATCCACATCTATCTCCTTAGCATCTGGCCTAGCTACTGCTCGGAATTTAAAGGGAGACTCTGAAAATATTATCGCTATCATTGGTGATGGTTCTTTATCTGGTGGGGAAGCCTTTGAGGGTCTAGATTATGCGGCCACATTAGATAGCAATATGATTATTATCGTCAACGATAATGACCAATCCATTGCAGAAAACCATGGGGGTTTGTATCGTGGCCTTCGTGAATTGCGCGAGTCTAATGGTGAAAGCTCTAACAATATTTTTAAGGCGCTTGGTTTAGACTATCGTTTTGTAGCCGATGGCAATGATTTGGAAACATTAATCAATGTGTTTAAGGATGTAAAAGATATTAACCATCCGATCGTTTTACATATTGTTACTCAAAAAGGTAAGGGTTATGCTATTGCAGAGCAAAACAAAGAGGCCTTCCACTGGACAAGGCCATTTGATTTAGAAACAGGTAAACTCAAAAAGGAACATCATGGTCCGACCTATGCTGGTACAATTGCGGACTATTTGATGGAGCAAATTAAAGCAGATCCAACAGTGGTAGCTATTGCTGCAGGTACACCAGGGGGATTTGGGTTTAATGCTAAATGGCGTGACGAGGCTGGTAAACAATATATCGATGTAGGTATTGCGGAAGAACATGCTATTGCGATGAGTTCTGGTATTGCGAAAAATGGTGGTAAGCCAGTGTTTAATGTATATAGTACGTTCTTACAACGTACCTATGACCAACTGGTACAAGACCTTTGTGTAAATAATAACAGTGCGGTTATTATCAATCATATGGCGTCTGTATATGGCATGAACGATGTCACTCATTTAGGTTTCTTTGATATTCCTATGCTTACAAACATTCCTAACTTAGTATACTTAGCACCTACTAATAATGAAGAGTTGTTGGCTATGACCGAATATGCTGTGCATCAACACGAGCATCCTGTGGCAATTCGTGTTCCTGTAGGTGAATTTACATCTACTGGTGTAGCTGATACGACTGATTACAGCATTTTAAATAATTCTGAGGTGACTCGTCGTGGTGAACGCATTGCCTTGTTAGGCCTTGGTAATTTCTACCATTTGGCAAATCAAGTGGCTGATGCATTGGCTAAAGACGGTATCAATGCAACTGTAGTAAATCCTAAATTTGCTTCTGGTCTTGATGAAGTATTATTGGAAGAGTTGAAAGCAAATCATTCTGTAGTATTTACTTTTGAAGATGGTGTAGTTGAAGGCGGTTGGGGACAACGTGTAGCTAGCTTCTACGGTACATCTGATGTGCGTGTTAAGAACTATGGTATTGCTAAAGAATTCCACGATCGTTATGATGCAACGGAATTGTTACGAGAAAATGGCGTTTCTCTAGATCAGATTGTGGCGGATGCTAAACAAATTTTATCTGTTTAG
- a CDS encoding carboxymuconolactone decarboxylase family protein, translated as MKKVLTLTLAVAIVAGGYMSEANGAGEQPSKQAPSISEINIYTPKELNARQKDLVDIGRYTASGDQGALKSTIASAIERGTLTPQEVSIAIRQLYSAAGLKQMNAALATFDQLREERPEFGADYEKMVPKQTGLSALLGNGTNGAALAKAKNEDTKEAVQYNTFRMKKPKPQNRNRSRLGKLDRELVAAAALGTRVGKNNLFAASEKSLSELGLSKYQIENLESLIF; from the coding sequence TTGAAAAAAGTATTAACCTTAACATTAGCCGTGGCCATCGTCGCCGGTGGCTATATGTCTGAGGCTAATGGGGCGGGAGAACAGCCTTCTAAGCAGGCGCCGTCTATATCTGAGATAAATATATATACGCCTAAAGAACTCAATGCACGTCAAAAAGACTTGGTTGATATCGGTCGCTATACAGCATCCGGTGATCAAGGTGCATTGAAAAGTACAATCGCCTCTGCTATTGAGCGAGGTACGTTGACACCGCAAGAGGTGAGTATTGCGATTCGTCAACTTTACTCTGCTGCTGGTTTAAAGCAAATGAATGCAGCATTAGCTACATTTGATCAATTACGTGAGGAGCGTCCTGAGTTTGGCGCTGATTACGAAAAAATGGTTCCAAAGCAAACAGGACTTAGTGCTTTATTGGGGAATGGCACTAATGGGGCTGCTTTGGCTAAGGCTAAAAATGAGGATACAAAAGAAGCGGTTCAATACAATACGTTCCGTATGAAGAAACCAAAACCGCAAAATCGTAATCGCTCTCGCCTTGGTAAGTTGGACCGTGAATTGGTCGCTGCCGCAGCTTTAGGTACGCGTGTAGGTAAAAATAATCTATTCGCTGCATCTGAAAAGAGTTTATCTGAGCTTGGCCTCAGCAAATATCAAATTGAAAATCTTGAATCTTTGATTTTCTAA
- a CDS encoding single-stranded DNA-binding protein: MNSVQILGNLARDPEVRYTKTGRAVATFTVAATNTYIDSTTNETKEQTAFINCVAWGKLGEAAGNLRKGSRCFVEGRLQTRSYETQDGQKRYVTEVVANFVGQSLDMNTNSFEGGSNFDSFSTGGDDENIPF, translated from the coding sequence ATGAACTCTGTACAAATTCTAGGTAATTTAGCTCGTGATCCTGAAGTACGCTATACCAAAACTGGTCGTGCTGTAGCAACTTTCACAGTAGCTGCCACAAACACCTATATTGATTCCACAACAAATGAGACGAAAGAACAAACTGCTTTCATCAACTGCGTTGCTTGGGGTAAACTTGGTGAAGCGGCAGGCAATCTTCGTAAAGGTAGTCGTTGCTTTGTAGAAGGTCGTTTGCAAACTCGTTCTTACGAGACTCAGGACGGTCAAAAACGGTACGTTACTGAAGTAGTAGCGAACTTTGTGGGCCAATCCCTTGATATGAATACTAATTCTTTCGAAGGTGGGTCCAATTTTGATAGTTTCAGTACAGGCGGCGATGACGAAAACATCCCGTTCTAG
- a CDS encoding MerR family transcriptional regulator codes for MTYTVGEIAKKLNVAPSTLRYYDKEGLLPFVERSAGGIRVFHDTDMDWLELIECMKHTGMPIKEIKHFIDYCVEGDSRINDRLSIIRNQRDRVLVEIESLQARLSMLEFKTWFYEQAQANGTTSFYESLTPDDVPVEYHKYFERKWRADKEAAEKGESPKKYRAV; via the coding sequence ATGACATATACTGTTGGCGAAATCGCAAAAAAACTAAATGTGGCACCTTCTACATTGCGTTACTATGATAAAGAAGGTCTATTACCCTTCGTAGAACGTTCTGCTGGTGGTATCCGTGTATTCCATGACACAGATATGGATTGGCTAGAATTGATTGAATGCATGAAGCATACAGGTATGCCTATTAAAGAAATTAAACATTTTATCGACTACTGCGTCGAAGGTGATAGTCGCATCAACGATAGATTATCTATTATCAGAAATCAGCGAGATCGCGTATTAGTAGAAATCGAAAGCCTACAAGCACGCTTGTCCATGCTAGAATTTAAAACATGGTTTTATGAACAAGCTCAAGCAAATGGAACTACTAGTTTTTATGAAAGCTTAACACCTGATGATGTTCCTGTAGAGTATCATAAATATTTCGAACGCAAATGGCGCGCCGATAAAGAAGCCGCTGAAAAAGGTGAATCACCTAAAAAATATAGAGCTGTATAA
- a CDS encoding multidrug effflux MFS transporter encodes MLTISNKGWLFTSILSALMAFTSLSTDIYLPAMPEMGRDLHGDAELTLTGFLIGFALAQLFWGAVSDKIGRKKPLIMGIVLFIIGSVGCALSSSMLELLAWRVFQAFGACVGPMLSRAMIRDLYGRTEAAKMLSTLAIVMAIAPIAGPMLAGHLLVWYTWHSIFWLLVAIGILMLVAVLVIPETHPVEKRSKKSIGHTYNNYWILLRNKGFMKYTLCVSSFYIAIYAFLTGSPYVYIDVYEVPKEYFGYLFSVNIIGVMLLSAINRRIVSAIRLDRLLRYATLFAAICVSVVMGLIVLGYHSLWLIVIGCFLFFSMNGIIAAVTNALALDRAGRMAGSGAALLGAMQYGSGIVSSLMLTFLPNDSADPMMGVITLFVIICAIIAFPEDEKYNRI; translated from the coding sequence ATGCTGACGATTAGCAATAAAGGATGGCTTTTTACTTCTATATTAAGTGCTTTGATGGCGTTTACGTCGTTGTCGACGGATATTTATTTGCCTGCCATGCCAGAGATGGGACGTGATCTCCATGGTGATGCGGAGTTAACGTTGACTGGTTTCTTAATAGGTTTTGCGCTGGCTCAGCTTTTTTGGGGAGCTGTTAGCGATAAAATTGGTCGTAAGAAGCCTTTGATTATGGGGATAGTCTTATTTATCATAGGCTCAGTAGGTTGTGCCTTGAGTTCATCTATGCTAGAATTACTAGCTTGGCGCGTCTTCCAAGCTTTTGGTGCCTGTGTAGGACCCATGTTGTCACGGGCTATGATTCGTGATTTATATGGTCGGACTGAAGCCGCAAAAATGTTATCTACCTTGGCTATTGTTATGGCCATAGCTCCCATAGCAGGGCCGATGTTAGCAGGGCATTTACTAGTGTGGTATACATGGCATTCCATATTTTGGTTGCTTGTTGCCATCGGTATTTTAATGCTTGTTGCCGTATTAGTCATTCCTGAAACACATCCTGTAGAGAAGCGTAGTAAAAAGTCTATAGGTCATACCTATAATAATTATTGGATTTTATTACGCAACAAAGGCTTTATGAAGTATACGCTATGTGTTAGCTCCTTTTACATTGCTATCTATGCATTTTTAACAGGATCGCCTTATGTATATATTGATGTATATGAGGTACCAAAAGAGTATTTTGGATATCTCTTTTCCGTTAATATTATTGGTGTAATGTTATTAAGTGCCATCAATCGACGCATTGTAAGTGCTATACGTCTCGATAGATTATTGCGATATGCCACATTATTTGCTGCTATTTGTGTATCTGTTGTAATGGGATTGATTGTTCTAGGTTACCATTCACTGTGGTTAATCGTTATTGGTTGTTTTTTATTCTTCTCTATGAACGGCATCATTGCAGCTGTAACGAATGCATTAGCATTAGATAGAGCAGGTAGAATGGCTGGCTCTGGGGCAGCATTATTAGGGGCTATGCAATATGGTAGTGGTATTGTATCATCGTTGATGCTTACCTTCTTGCCAAATGACTCGGCAGATCCTATGATGGGGGTCATTACATTATTTGTTATTATCTGCGCCATTATCGCTTTTCCTGAGGATGAAAAATATAATCGTATATAA